In Kangiella koreensis DSM 16069, a single window of DNA contains:
- the rpoZ gene encoding DNA-directed RNA polymerase subunit omega: MARVTVQDAVEKVGNRFDLIMLAAKRARQIATGGHDPKVDWDNDKPTVVALREIEDELTTRETVEADERAAKREREQRPVLF, from the coding sequence ATGGCACGTGTAACGGTACAAGATGCTGTTGAGAAAGTTGGTAATCGTTTTGATTTAATCATGTTGGCGGCTAAGCGAGCTCGTCAAATCGCAACCGGCGGTCACGATCCTAAAGTGGATTGGGACAATGATAAGCCAACAGTCGTTGCTTTGCGTGAAATCGAAGACGAGTTAACCACGCGTGAAACAGTTGAAGCAGACGAGCGCGCAGCTAAGCGTGAGCGTGAGCAAAGACCAGTTCTATTTTAA
- the gmk gene encoding guanylate kinase, which yields MTTMTPINTIAKGTLYVVSAPSGAGKTSLLKAVLQKLPELKLSISHTTRPQRPGEQDGVDYHFVDQATFQKMLDEQQFLEHAEVFGNFYGTSRAWLEQQLVEGHDVILEIDWQGARQVRELMPECRGIFILPPSREELSNRLTNRGQDSDEVIAKRMAAATAEMKHYDEYDYVLVNDDFETACEELEAIYTARRLRTASQKVRQHHLIHDLLSDSME from the coding sequence ATGACGACTATGACGCCTATCAACACCATCGCTAAAGGTACGCTTTATGTAGTTTCGGCGCCTTCCGGGGCGGGTAAAACCAGTCTGTTGAAGGCTGTTTTGCAGAAGTTACCCGAACTTAAGCTATCTATTTCGCATACAACTCGCCCGCAAAGACCGGGGGAGCAGGATGGCGTGGATTATCATTTTGTTGATCAGGCGACTTTCCAGAAGATGTTGGATGAGCAGCAATTTTTAGAACATGCCGAGGTGTTTGGCAACTTTTACGGCACCAGTCGCGCCTGGCTGGAGCAGCAGTTGGTCGAGGGACATGATGTGATTCTGGAGATTGACTGGCAGGGTGCGCGCCAAGTACGTGAGTTGATGCCAGAATGTCGCGGTATCTTTATTCTGCCGCCATCGCGGGAAGAGCTATCAAATCGTCTGACAAATCGCGGCCAGGATAGCGATGAAGTGATCGCTAAACGTATGGCAGCGGCAACTGCAGAAATGAAACACTATGATGAGTACGATTATGTACTCGTCAATGATGACTTTGAGACGGCTTGCGAGGAGTTGGAGGCGATTTATACTGCTCGACGCCTGCGCACTGCCAGCCAAAAGGTTCGTCAACACCATTTAATTCATGACCTGCTATCAGATTCTATGGAGTAA